The following proteins come from a genomic window of Corynebacterium sp. P4-C1:
- a CDS encoding long-chain fatty-acid--CoA ligase, whose translation MLSTMQEVPFSVGRILEYGSSVHGSTKVTTWRSGEAEETTFAAVGARAAAFAHALEDHLGIDGDQRVGTLMYNCAEHLEVMFATAAKGSVFVPLNLQLIEDQIAYIVNHAEIEVIVADPRLAPKLDRILESCPTVRAVCFTGLDDIEQLRGTVGADVAVYSYESLLDGSSTLYPWPELPENTAAAICYSTATSGPPKGIAYSHRSIWLTAMSLRATDSLAITHGESFLCCIPIYHVLSWNVPFSAFLTGTPLVLPDSDVSAPTLAKLIAGTHPRVAHGVPTLWIQLMVHYLHNPPERMSLTEIYVGGSPAPPALIKVWEERYGVDIIHVWGMTETSTVGTVARPPSGASGERRWAYRISQGRFAPWLEYRVVNDGGIVSRTDRNDGEIHVRGNMVTGSYYWPENPEAAERVSTFRGEPVPSSDESFTGTGWLRTGDVGTVTSDGFMTLYDRSRDVIRSGGEWIYSAQLENLIMESDEVVECAVIGYPDKKWGERPLAVTVLHADVTPTVELAKKLRKDLAGELPTWMAPEYWTFVTSIDKTSVGKFDKVDLRSHLAKDEFDIITLPGPGTHTADKREGDGGDSASGATVRN comes from the coding sequence ATGCTTTCCACCATGCAGGAAGTGCCGTTTTCGGTCGGCCGGATCCTCGAGTACGGGTCCTCGGTGCACGGTTCCACGAAAGTGACCACGTGGCGCTCGGGCGAGGCGGAGGAGACGACGTTCGCGGCCGTCGGCGCGCGTGCGGCGGCGTTCGCGCACGCGTTGGAGGACCACCTAGGCATTGACGGCGACCAGCGGGTGGGCACGCTGATGTACAACTGCGCGGAGCACCTCGAGGTGATGTTCGCAACGGCGGCGAAGGGCTCGGTTTTCGTGCCGCTGAACCTCCAGTTGATCGAGGACCAGATCGCCTACATCGTGAACCACGCGGAAATAGAGGTCATCGTCGCGGACCCGCGTCTTGCACCGAAGCTGGACCGCATCTTGGAGTCCTGCCCGACAGTACGCGCGGTCTGTTTCACGGGCCTCGACGACATTGAGCAACTGCGCGGCACGGTGGGCGCGGACGTCGCGGTTTATTCGTACGAATCGCTTCTCGACGGCTCCTCCACCCTCTACCCTTGGCCCGAACTTCCCGAGAACACTGCCGCGGCGATCTGCTATTCCACCGCGACGAGCGGCCCTCCGAAGGGCATCGCATATTCCCACCGGTCGATCTGGTTGACGGCGATGAGTCTGCGCGCGACAGACTCGCTGGCGATCACGCACGGCGAGTCGTTCCTGTGCTGCATCCCGATCTACCACGTGCTCAGCTGGAATGTGCCGTTCAGCGCGTTTCTCACTGGGACTCCCCTGGTGCTGCCGGACTCGGATGTCTCCGCGCCGACGCTGGCGAAGCTGATCGCCGGCACCCACCCGCGTGTCGCGCATGGCGTGCCCACTTTGTGGATCCAGCTCATGGTGCACTACCTGCACAACCCGCCGGAGCGCATGTCTCTGACAGAGATTTACGTCGGCGGCTCCCCCGCCCCACCGGCCCTGATCAAGGTGTGGGAGGAGCGCTACGGTGTGGATATCATCCACGTCTGGGGCATGACGGAGACCTCCACCGTGGGCACCGTCGCGCGTCCGCCGTCGGGCGCGTCCGGTGAACGTCGCTGGGCCTATCGCATCTCGCAGGGTCGCTTTGCACCGTGGCTGGAGTACCGCGTGGTCAACGACGGCGGCATCGTGTCGCGCACCGACCGAAACGACGGCGAGATCCACGTCCGCGGCAACATGGTCACCGGCTCCTACTACTGGCCGGAAAACCCAGAAGCAGCCGAACGCGTATCGACGTTCCGCGGTGAGCCCGTCCCCTCCTCCGACGAGTCGTTCACCGGCACCGGCTGGTTGCGCACCGGAGATGTGGGCACCGTGACTTCCGACGGCTTCATGACGCTCTACGACCGCTCCCGCGACGTCATCCGTTCCGGCGGCGAGTGGATCTACTCCGCCCAGTTGGAGAACCTAATCATGGAGTCCGACGAAGTCGTCGAGTGCGCCGTCATCGGCTACCCCGATAAGAAATGGGGCGAGCGCCCCCTCGCCGTGACCGTCCTCCACGCCGATGTCACACCGACGGTCGAGCTAGCCAAGAAGCTCCGCAAGGACCTCGCGGGCGAGCTGCCCACCTGGATGGCACCGGAGTACTGGACCTTCGTCACCTCCATCGACAAGACCTCCGTGGGCAAATTCGACAAGGTCGACCTGCGCTCGCATCTGGCCAAGGATGAATTCGACATCATCACCCTCCCCGGGCCCGGCACCCACACCGCCGACAAGCGTGAGGGCGACGGGGGCGACAGCGCGTCCGGGGCCACTGTGCGCAACTAA
- a CDS encoding glycerol dehydrogenase, with the protein MAQHDIFSSPSRYIQGKGAIADLGEHLKKLGENPLLVSDDTVWGIVEKQLVEGFEAAGLPVNRVGFEKFATAKAVDDLVEKIKAEGHDIIVGIGGGSAIDAAKAAGFESDIVWASVPTAASSDAPTSTLAVIYTEDGAFDEYRFFPKNPDVVLIDTQLVAGAPEQFLVAGIGDALATWVEARATAKGNGTTMNGGHPTRAGAALAKLSWDILWEHGLAALDAVRAGVVTPALEAVVEANTLLSGLGFESGGLAAAHAIHDGLTAAEQTHGLSHGQKVNVGTCAQLIMEGADAQEIEDFIEFTTKVGLPNSLTEVGLTPENTEELEAVAKAATAEHETIHNMPFPVTPEMVVESLIALEHISRRVREQRGLPEPVKYEAKH; encoded by the coding sequence ATGGCACAACACGACATTTTCTCTTCCCCGTCCCGCTACATCCAAGGCAAGGGTGCGATTGCCGATCTGGGCGAGCACCTGAAGAAACTTGGCGAGAACCCGCTGCTGGTGTCGGACGACACGGTGTGGGGGATCGTCGAAAAGCAACTTGTCGAAGGTTTCGAGGCCGCAGGTTTGCCCGTCAACCGCGTGGGCTTCGAGAAGTTCGCGACCGCGAAGGCCGTCGACGACCTGGTGGAAAAAATCAAGGCCGAGGGCCATGACATTATCGTCGGCATTGGCGGCGGCTCCGCGATCGACGCGGCCAAGGCTGCCGGTTTCGAGTCCGACATCGTCTGGGCCAGCGTCCCGACCGCCGCGTCCTCCGACGCCCCGACGTCGACCCTCGCGGTGATTTACACCGAGGACGGCGCGTTCGACGAGTACCGCTTCTTCCCGAAGAACCCCGACGTCGTGCTCATCGACACCCAGCTCGTCGCCGGGGCGCCGGAGCAGTTCCTCGTCGCCGGCATCGGCGACGCCCTGGCCACCTGGGTCGAGGCCCGCGCCACCGCGAAGGGCAACGGCACCACGATGAACGGCGGCCACCCGACCCGCGCTGGTGCCGCATTGGCCAAGCTGAGCTGGGACATCCTGTGGGAGCACGGTCTCGCCGCGCTCGATGCTGTGCGTGCCGGCGTGGTCACCCCGGCTCTCGAAGCAGTTGTCGAGGCCAACACTCTCCTGTCCGGTCTCGGTTTCGAATCCGGCGGTCTCGCCGCTGCCCACGCCATCCACGACGGCCTCACCGCCGCCGAGCAGACCCACGGCCTGTCCCACGGCCAGAAGGTCAACGTGGGCACCTGCGCCCAGCTCATCATGGAGGGCGCCGACGCCCAGGAGATCGAGGACTTCATCGAGTTCACCACCAAGGTCGGCCTGCCGAACTCCCTGACCGAGGTCGGCCTGACGCCTGAGAACACCGAGGAGCTCGAGGCCGTGGCCAAGGCCGCCACCGCCGAGCACGAGACCATCCACAACATGCCGTTCCCGGTCACCCCGGAGATGGTCGTGGAATCCCTCATCGCCCTCGAGCACATTTCCCGCCGCGTCCGCGAGCAGCGTGGCCTGCCGGAGCCGGTCAAGTACGAGGCCAAGCACTAG
- a CDS encoding IS256 family transposase, giving the protein MTAVSPKKGHDPARVNEISEKLMENPELASLISELSASADDASDLVKGLLQASINAGLQAEMDAHLGYGHADRKAKARVETAQESNHRNGSYTKTVNSGYGALEVTMPRDRAGTFVPKMVPKGSRRLTELDDMIISLYAGGMTVRDIQHHLAGTLGVDMSPDTISTITDAVLDEVLIWQNRQLDEFYPVIFLDALRVKIRDGHRVVNKACYIAIGVDIDGIKHILGLWIADNEGAAFWASVCADLANRGVQDVFIVCCDGLKGLPEAVEATWPNSMVQTCIVHLIRAANRWVSYQDRKPVSRALREIYTAANEDAARASLDAFEASELGRKYPQSVKVWRDAWDRFVPFLQFPPAARRVLYTTNSIESLNAELRKATRNRGQFPNDTAALKTLWLMICNIEDKRAAQRAKKAKRDIECNGYIEGAKANGWKQAINQLAVAYPDRFADYL; this is encoded by the coding sequence ATGACTGCTGTGTCACCGAAGAAAGGCCATGACCCGGCGAGGGTCAACGAGATCAGCGAGAAGCTGATGGAAAATCCTGAGCTGGCCAGCCTGATCAGCGAGCTGTCGGCCTCTGCTGATGATGCAAGCGACCTGGTTAAAGGCCTGTTGCAGGCATCGATCAACGCTGGTCTGCAGGCGGAGATGGATGCGCATTTGGGCTACGGCCATGCCGACCGTAAGGCGAAGGCCCGGGTGGAAACCGCACAGGAGAGCAATCACCGCAACGGGTCGTACACCAAGACCGTCAATTCTGGGTATGGCGCGTTGGAAGTGACTATGCCGAGGGATCGTGCTGGCACGTTTGTTCCAAAGATGGTGCCGAAGGGATCCCGTCGGCTGACAGAGCTCGACGACATGATTATCTCGTTGTACGCCGGCGGGATGACCGTGCGCGATATTCAGCACCATCTCGCCGGCACCCTGGGGGTGGATATGAGCCCAGATACGATCAGTACCATTACCGATGCGGTGTTGGATGAGGTGCTGATCTGGCAGAACAGGCAACTCGACGAGTTCTACCCAGTGATCTTCCTTGACGCGCTGCGAGTGAAGATCCGCGATGGTCACCGGGTGGTCAACAAAGCCTGCTACATAGCCATCGGTGTGGATATCGACGGCATCAAGCACATTTTAGGATTGTGGATCGCAGACAATGAAGGTGCCGCATTCTGGGCATCAGTCTGCGCAGATTTGGCCAACCGTGGCGTCCAGGACGTGTTCATCGTGTGTTGCGACGGGCTCAAAGGCCTGCCGGAAGCCGTGGAGGCAACCTGGCCGAATTCGATGGTGCAGACCTGCATCGTGCACCTGATTCGAGCTGCGAACCGGTGGGTGTCCTACCAAGACCGCAAACCCGTATCGAGGGCGCTACGTGAGATCTACACGGCCGCCAACGAGGACGCCGCCCGTGCCAGCCTGGATGCTTTCGAGGCCTCAGAGTTGGGCCGTAAATACCCGCAGTCGGTCAAAGTCTGGCGCGACGCCTGGGACCGGTTCGTGCCGTTTTTGCAGTTCCCGCCGGCGGCCCGGCGGGTGCTCTACACCACCAATTCGATCGAATCGCTGAATGCTGAACTGCGTAAAGCTACCCGTAACCGGGGCCAATTCCCGAACGATACCGCGGCGCTGAAGACCCTATGGTTGATGATCTGCAACATCGAAGACAAGCGCGCCGCCCAGCGAGCGAAGAAGGCGAAGCGCGACATCGAATGCAACGGCTATATTGAAGGAGCGAAAGCCAACGGGTGGAAACAAGCCATCAACCAACTAGCCGTGGCGTACCCCGACCGATTCGCGGACTACTTGTAA
- a CDS encoding VWA domain-containing protein, giving the protein MLILDASSSMLQDDADGPRIDAAKKASKDLVESLPGTAQMGLMVYGAKESDAPDNRDRGCKDIETLAPVGEIDKDKFNKAIDGVTPKGHTPMGNSLREAAKELGDEGQRSIILVSDGIDSCAPPPVCEVAKELADEGVDLAIHTVGFKVDEEARKELQCIADAGKGQFLEADDAGSLADSLKFLTQRDVGKYQLKGTKFEFADSPEDAKWLDEGQYQTKVTPDRNAKKDRYFRVSVPEGHNARVIITPVWQTNGGIHHGDLVVGTSSETNEKDPECGAARTVVGGTSSAYSNAEFGLRP; this is encoded by the coding sequence ATGTTGATTTTGGATGCGTCGTCGTCGATGTTGCAGGACGACGCTGATGGTCCGCGTATTGATGCTGCGAAGAAGGCTTCGAAGGATCTCGTCGAGTCCCTGCCGGGTACTGCCCAGATGGGGTTGATGGTTTACGGGGCGAAGGAGTCTGATGCGCCGGATAATCGTGATCGGGGGTGCAAGGATATTGAGACGCTTGCGCCTGTGGGGGAGATTGATAAGGACAAGTTCAACAAGGCGATTGATGGTGTGACGCCGAAGGGGCATACCCCGATGGGGAATTCGTTGCGTGAGGCAGCCAAGGAGCTTGGTGACGAGGGGCAGCGTTCGATCATTCTGGTTTCTGACGGTATTGATTCGTGTGCTCCGCCGCCGGTGTGTGAGGTGGCCAAGGAGTTAGCTGACGAGGGTGTGGATTTGGCGATTCACACTGTGGGTTTCAAGGTTGATGAGGAGGCTCGTAAGGAGCTGCAGTGTATTGCTGATGCGGGTAAGGGTCAGTTCTTGGAGGCTGATGATGCCGGTTCTCTTGCTGACTCTTTGAAGTTTCTGACTCAGCGTGATGTGGGTAAGTACCAGTTGAAGGGGACGAAGTTTGAGTTTGCGGATAGTCCCGAGGATGCGAAGTGGCTTGATGAGGGTCAGTATCAGACGAAGGTGACCCCGGATAGGAATGCGAAGAAGGATCGTTACTTCCGTGTCTCTGTGCCGGAGGGCCACAACGCCCGAGTCATCATCACCCCGGTATGGCAGACCAACGGAGGTATCCACCATGGCGATCTAGTGGTAGGAACGTCCTCGGAAACCAATGAAAAGGACCCGGAATGCGGTGCCGCAAGGACTGTCGTGGGTGGAACGAGCTCGGCCTACAGTAACGCTGAGTTCGGGCTCAGACCGTAG
- the thrB gene encoding homoserine kinase: MSTDLETGLRARVTVPGSSANLGPGFDTLGLAVGIYDTVEVEVTSSGLEVEIFGEGADDLPLDSSHLVVKAINSGLHAADVHAPGLKVTCHNNIPQSRGLGSSAAAAVAGVVAANTLAGSPLSTDELIQLSSAFEGHPDNAAASVVGGAVVSWTDIPVDGVSQPEYRAVPLTVHKDIIATALVPDFHASTNAVRKVLPSHVTHTDARFNVSRTAVMTVAIQTHPQFLWEGTRDRLHQPYRADVLPVTAEWVNRLRNRGYAAYLSGAGPTAMVLSTEPVDAKILDSARDDGLHVLELDVAGAVTAELLRA; this comes from the coding sequence ATGAGCACTGACCTGGAAACGGGCCTGCGCGCCCGCGTCACCGTCCCCGGAAGCTCCGCGAATTTGGGCCCCGGCTTTGACACCCTCGGCCTGGCCGTCGGCATCTACGACACCGTCGAGGTCGAAGTCACTTCTTCCGGCCTCGAGGTGGAGATCTTCGGCGAGGGTGCCGACGACCTGCCCCTCGACTCCTCCCACCTCGTAGTCAAGGCCATCAACTCCGGCCTGCACGCCGCCGATGTGCACGCCCCGGGCTTGAAGGTGACCTGCCACAACAACATCCCGCAGTCGCGCGGTCTCGGCTCGTCTGCCGCCGCCGCTGTCGCCGGTGTCGTCGCTGCGAACACGCTCGCCGGTAGCCCGCTGAGCACCGACGAGCTGATCCAGCTCAGTTCCGCCTTCGAGGGCCACCCGGACAACGCTGCCGCGAGCGTCGTCGGTGGGGCAGTGGTGTCGTGGACCGACATTCCCGTCGACGGTGTCTCGCAGCCCGAGTACCGCGCCGTTCCGCTGACTGTGCACAAGGACATCATCGCGACCGCCCTCGTGCCGGACTTCCACGCTTCCACGAACGCCGTGCGCAAGGTCCTGCCATCGCACGTCACGCACACCGACGCCCGGTTCAACGTCTCCCGCACCGCTGTCATGACCGTCGCGATTCAGACCCACCCCCAGTTCCTGTGGGAGGGCACCCGCGACCGCCTGCACCAGCCGTACCGTGCCGACGTCCTGCCGGTGACCGCCGAGTGGGTCAACCGCCTGCGCAACCGCGGCTACGCCGCCTACCTCTCCGGCGCCGGCCCGACCGCCATGGTCCTGTCGACCGAGCCCGTCGATGCGAAGATCCTCGACTCCGCGCGTGACGACGGCCTCCACGTTCTCGAGCTCGATGTCGCTGGGGCTGTGACTGCCGAACTGCTTCGTGCTTAA
- a CDS encoding homoserine dehydrogenase: MTALSAEGRNGNYPGKGIGQPVGVAVLGMGTVGTEVLRLINEFSGSLENRIGGPIDVRGVAVSDLSKKREVLDLFPGITLTDNARELIDRDDIDVVVEVIGGIDYPRELVLAALNAGKSVVTANKALIAAHADELSDAANAAGVDLYYEAAVAAAIPVVGMLRRSLAGDQIQRISGIVNGTTNYVLDAMASTGMSYDEALAEATRLGYAEADPTADVEGHDAASKAAIMASMGFHSRVTYDDVHAEGITKITAEDIEAAHEAGFTIKLLAICERLIDDTGNTSVSARVHPTLVPNDHPLASVDKSYNAVFVEAEAAGRLMFYGNGAGGAPTASAVLGDLVGAARNKILGGRAPAENPYAHYPVADFGDVPTRYHIDMSVVDRAGVLAEISRRFAAQDISISAVRQEESGEHSRLIVVTHQSLERKLAAIVDELRDIDEVKAINSVIRLGA; this comes from the coding sequence ATGACTGCGCTGAGCGCCGAAGGAAGGAACGGAAACTACCCGGGCAAGGGCATCGGGCAACCCGTGGGGGTCGCTGTGCTCGGCATGGGCACCGTCGGTACCGAGGTGCTGCGCCTGATCAACGAGTTCTCCGGCAGCCTGGAAAACCGCATCGGCGGTCCGATCGATGTCCGCGGTGTGGCCGTGTCCGACCTGAGCAAGAAGCGCGAGGTGCTCGACCTTTTCCCGGGCATCACGCTGACCGACAACGCGCGTGAGCTCATCGACCGGGACGACATCGACGTCGTCGTCGAGGTCATCGGCGGGATCGACTACCCGCGCGAACTCGTCCTCGCCGCGCTGAACGCGGGCAAGTCCGTAGTCACTGCCAACAAGGCGCTTATCGCGGCGCACGCCGACGAGCTTTCCGACGCCGCCAACGCCGCCGGCGTCGACCTCTACTACGAGGCCGCGGTCGCGGCCGCCATTCCCGTTGTGGGCATGCTGCGCCGTTCCCTGGCCGGCGACCAGATCCAGCGCATCTCCGGCATCGTCAACGGCACGACGAACTACGTGCTGGACGCGATGGCGTCGACAGGCATGTCCTACGACGAAGCACTCGCCGAAGCGACCCGCCTGGGGTATGCGGAGGCGGACCCGACCGCCGACGTCGAGGGCCACGATGCCGCGTCCAAGGCCGCGATCATGGCGTCGATGGGCTTCCACTCCCGCGTCACCTACGACGACGTGCACGCGGAGGGCATTACGAAGATCACCGCGGAGGACATTGAGGCCGCGCACGAAGCCGGATTCACCATCAAGCTGCTCGCCATTTGCGAGAGGCTTATCGACGACACCGGCAACACCTCCGTCTCCGCCCGCGTCCACCCGACGCTGGTGCCGAACGACCACCCGCTGGCGAGCGTCGATAAGTCCTACAACGCCGTGTTCGTCGAAGCGGAAGCTGCTGGCCGCCTGATGTTCTACGGCAACGGCGCCGGCGGTGCGCCCACCGCGTCTGCTGTGCTCGGCGACCTCGTCGGCGCCGCCCGCAACAAGATTCTCGGCGGCCGTGCCCCGGCGGAGAACCCCTACGCGCACTACCCAGTGGCTGACTTCGGCGATGTGCCCACGCGCTACCACATCGACATGTCCGTCGTGGACCGCGCCGGCGTGCTCGCCGAGATCTCCCGCCGCTTCGCCGCGCAGGATATCTCGATTTCCGCGGTGCGCCAGGAGGAGTCCGGCGAGCACTCCCGCCTCATCGTGGTCACCCACCAGTCACTGGAACGCAAGCTCGCCGCCATCGTCGACGAACTGCGCGACATCGACGAGGTCAAGGCCATCAACTCCGTCATCCGCCTGGGTGCTTAA
- the lysA gene encoding diaminopimelate decarboxylase: MLDPVLNTANLSRDDLLRVRHDEAGCFNDLPAHVWPRNAVRHDDGTVSIAGAALTEIATEYGTPVMVVDEDDFRSRCRDMARAYGDPAHVHYAAKAFLTSRIAKWVAEEGLALDVASENELLIALAADFPAERITAHGNSKPDSFLRRCVTSGVGHVVIDSHQELEVLDRIAGEEGMVQDVFIRVKPGVEAHTHEFIATSHEDQKFGLSLASGSAFRAAQTARDAANIRLTGLHCHVGSQVFDAEGFKLAASRVLGLYAKIYRELGVELEYLDLGGGYGIAYTVDEEPLDVDAVARDLLRAVKEAAGEMGLTPPRVIVEPGRAIAGPAAVTVYSVGTVKDVHVTDDATRRYIAVDGGMSDNIRTALYGAEYDARIVNRMTEGAPHATRLVGSHCESGDILINNALWPDDIAPGDLIALAATGAYCFSMASNYNCFGRPAVVSVRDGNVTPMVRRETVEDLLAREVFVDS, encoded by the coding sequence ATGCTCGATCCGGTCCTGAATACGGCGAACCTGTCGCGTGATGATCTGCTGCGCGTGCGCCACGACGAAGCCGGCTGCTTCAACGACCTGCCTGCGCACGTCTGGCCGCGCAACGCCGTCCGCCACGACGACGGCACTGTATCCATCGCCGGTGCCGCATTGACGGAGATCGCCACTGAATACGGCACCCCAGTCATGGTCGTCGACGAGGACGATTTCCGTTCCCGTTGCCGTGACATGGCCCGCGCCTACGGCGACCCGGCACACGTGCACTACGCCGCGAAGGCGTTTTTGACCTCCCGCATTGCAAAGTGGGTGGCTGAAGAGGGATTGGCCCTCGACGTGGCCAGCGAGAACGAGCTGCTCATCGCTCTGGCTGCGGATTTCCCCGCCGAGCGCATCACCGCCCACGGCAACAGCAAGCCCGATTCCTTCCTGCGCCGCTGCGTGACCAGCGGTGTCGGCCACGTCGTCATCGACTCCCACCAGGAGCTCGAAGTCCTCGACCGCATTGCCGGGGAAGAGGGCATGGTGCAGGATGTGTTCATCCGCGTCAAGCCCGGCGTGGAGGCCCACACCCACGAGTTCATCGCCACCAGCCACGAGGACCAGAAATTCGGCCTGTCTCTGGCATCCGGCTCCGCATTCCGTGCTGCCCAGACCGCGCGCGACGCCGCGAATATCCGCCTGACTGGTCTGCACTGCCACGTCGGCTCCCAGGTCTTCGACGCGGAGGGCTTCAAACTCGCCGCCTCCCGCGTGCTGGGTCTGTACGCGAAGATCTACCGCGAGCTCGGCGTGGAGCTGGAATACCTCGACCTCGGCGGCGGCTACGGCATCGCCTACACCGTCGACGAGGAACCCCTCGACGTCGATGCCGTTGCCCGCGACCTTCTCCGTGCCGTGAAAGAGGCGGCGGGGGAGATGGGGCTCACCCCGCCCAGGGTCATTGTGGAGCCCGGCCGCGCGATCGCCGGCCCCGCCGCCGTCACGGTCTACTCTGTGGGCACCGTCAAAGACGTCCACGTGACCGACGATGCCACCCGCCGGTACATCGCCGTCGACGGGGGAATGAGCGATAATATTCGCACCGCGCTCTACGGTGCCGAGTACGACGCCCGAATCGTCAACCGCATGACGGAAGGCGCCCCGCACGCCACGCGCCTTGTCGGTTCCCACTGCGAGTCCGGCGACATTCTCATCAATAATGCCCTCTGGCCTGACGATATCGCCCCCGGCGATCTCATTGCGCTGGCCGCCACAGGCGCCTACTGCTTCTCCATGGCATCGAACTACAACTGCTTCGGGCGCCCCGCAGTGGTCAGTGTCCGGGACGGAAACGTCACTCCGATGGTGCGCCGCGAAACAGTCGAGGACCTACTTGCCCGAGAGGTTTTTGTAGACTCTTAG
- the argS gene encoding arginine--tRNA ligase produces the protein MTPADLASTVRTITIETLDAHGLDSTVVPDNVTVERPRNPEHGDYATNIALQVAKKAGTNPRELAGWLADALSARPEIDSAEVAGPGFINLRLGAAATGGIVTEILEKGPSFGSSDLLSGAKINLEFVSANPTGPIHLGGTRWAAVGDSLGRVLEFSGAEVTREYYFNDHGGQIDRFARSLVASAKGLPTPEDGYGGEYIGEIADAVVDKRPDALDGDEETVQETFRAEGVEMMFAQIKESLHEFGTDFDVFFHENSLFESGAVDRAIQTLKDNGNLYEADGAWWLRSTDFGDDKDRVVIKSDGDAAYIAGDIAYVADKFDRGHTLAIYMLGADHHGYIARLRAAAQALGYDPEAVEVLIGQMVNLVRDGKPVKMSKRAGTVITLDDLVDLIGRDAARYSMVRSSVDSTLDIDLDLWEKQSNDNPVYYVQYGHTRLASIERKAADAGVSLGGSADGNDVDLSLLTHEKEGDLIRTLGEFPAVVKAAAELREPHRIARYAEELASVFHKFYDACQILPKAGEDPQPIHSARLTLASASRQVLANALRLLGVTAPERM, from the coding sequence ATGACGCCTGCTGACCTTGCCTCCACAGTCCGCACAATCACCATCGAAACGCTCGACGCTCACGGCCTCGATTCGACGGTCGTTCCCGACAACGTCACTGTTGAGCGCCCCCGCAACCCGGAGCACGGGGACTATGCGACGAATATCGCTTTGCAGGTGGCCAAGAAGGCGGGCACCAACCCGCGCGAGCTCGCCGGCTGGCTTGCCGACGCCTTGTCGGCCCGCCCCGAGATCGACTCCGCCGAGGTCGCGGGCCCGGGCTTCATCAATCTCCGCTTGGGTGCCGCCGCCACGGGAGGCATCGTGACCGAGATCCTTGAAAAGGGTCCATCTTTCGGTTCATCCGACCTTCTTTCGGGCGCGAAGATCAACCTGGAATTCGTCTCCGCGAACCCCACCGGCCCGATCCACTTAGGCGGCACCCGCTGGGCAGCTGTGGGCGATTCCCTCGGCCGCGTCCTGGAATTCTCAGGCGCGGAAGTCACGCGCGAGTACTACTTCAACGACCACGGCGGGCAGATTGACCGTTTCGCCCGCTCGCTTGTCGCGTCCGCGAAGGGTCTGCCCACGCCGGAAGACGGGTACGGCGGTGAATATATTGGCGAGATCGCGGATGCGGTCGTCGATAAGCGCCCCGACGCCCTCGACGGCGATGAGGAAACTGTGCAGGAGACTTTCCGCGCTGAAGGCGTTGAGATGATGTTCGCTCAGATCAAGGAGTCGCTCCACGAATTCGGCACCGACTTCGACGTGTTCTTCCACGAGAACTCGCTGTTCGAGTCCGGTGCCGTGGACCGCGCCATCCAGACGCTGAAGGACAACGGCAACCTGTACGAGGCCGACGGCGCGTGGTGGCTGCGTTCCACCGACTTTGGCGACGACAAGGACCGCGTGGTGATCAAGTCCGACGGCGACGCTGCCTATATCGCGGGCGACATCGCGTACGTCGCCGATAAATTCGACCGTGGCCACACCCTGGCGATCTACATGCTGGGTGCGGACCACCACGGCTATATCGCCCGGCTGCGCGCCGCCGCGCAGGCTCTCGGCTACGACCCGGAGGCCGTCGAGGTGCTCATCGGCCAGATGGTCAATCTCGTCCGTGACGGCAAGCCGGTGAAGATGTCCAAGCGCGCCGGGACGGTGATCACCCTCGACGACCTCGTGGACCTGATCGGCCGCGACGCTGCCCGCTACTCGATGGTGCGTTCGTCTGTGGATTCCACCCTCGACATCGACCTCGACCTGTGGGAGAAGCAGTCCAATGACAACCCCGTCTACTACGTGCAGTACGGCCACACCCGCCTCGCGTCCATTGAGCGCAAGGCCGCCGACGCCGGTGTTAGCCTCGGCGGCTCGGCTGACGGGAACGACGTCGACCTCTCCCTGCTCACCCACGAGAAGGAGGGCGACCTGATCCGTACTCTCGGCGAATTCCCCGCGGTTGTGAAGGCTGCCGCTGAGCTGCGCGAACCGCACCGCATCGCCCGCTACGCCGAGGAGCTGGCCAGCGTCTTCCACAAGTTCTACGACGCCTGCCAAATCCTGCCGAAGGCCGGCGAGGACCCGCAGCCGATCCACTCCGCCCGCCTGACTCTGGCTTCCGCTTCCCGCCAGGTGCTCGCGAACGCCCTGCGCCTGCTCGGCGTCACCGCGCCGGAAAGGATGTAA